In uncultured Ilyobacter sp., a genomic segment contains:
- a CDS encoding molybdopterin-binding protein, whose product MKKIKTTDAVGHIISHDITEIVPGKFKGRAFKKGHIIRKEDVEKLRSLGKEHIYIFELGKDELHENDAAVILGEIGCGKNVYLSEEIKEGKMNFYASKDGLLKVDKEKLFELNMLGEISFATLPENIPVKKGDIIGGARVIPLVIDKKKMEAAKKLATDKIINVEEFQKMRVGIVTTGSEVYNNRITDKFGPVVREKLKEYSCEVTSQIIVPDERERIKKAIKTHLEDSVDMIICTGGMSVDPDDLTPGSIIEMGGELVSYGSPVLPGSMFLLSYLDNTVIMGLPGCVMYSKRTVFDLILPRVLAGEKIRKEDIMRYGSGGLCQNCDECRYPNCSFGK is encoded by the coding sequence GTGAAAAAGATAAAAACTACTGATGCCGTGGGACATATTATTTCCCATGATATAACAGAGATTGTTCCAGGAAAGTTTAAAGGAAGGGCATTTAAAAAAGGGCATATAATAAGGAAAGAAGATGTGGAAAAACTCAGAAGTCTTGGGAAAGAGCATATATATATATTTGAACTGGGAAAAGATGAACTTCATGAAAATGATGCCGCGGTAATTTTAGGTGAAATAGGCTGTGGAAAAAACGTTTATTTAAGTGAGGAGATAAAAGAGGGGAAAATGAACTTTTATGCATCAAAGGACGGTCTTCTCAAGGTGGATAAGGAGAAACTATTTGAGCTCAATATGCTAGGAGAGATATCCTTTGCTACCTTACCTGAGAATATTCCTGTTAAAAAAGGAGATATAATTGGGGGGGCGAGGGTCATACCTCTAGTAATAGATAAAAAAAAGATGGAAGCTGCTAAAAAGCTGGCAACTGATAAAATAATAAATGTAGAAGAGTTTCAAAAGATGAGGGTTGGGATAGTCACCACAGGAAGCGAGGTCTACAACAACAGGATAACAGATAAATTTGGACCGGTAGTCAGGGAAAAATTAAAAGAGTATAGTTGTGAAGTAACTTCGCAAATAATAGTGCCTGACGAAAGAGAAAGGATAAAAAAGGCCATAAAAACCCATTTAGAAGATTCAGTAGACATGATAATATGTACAGGGGGAATGTCTGTAGATCCTGACGATCTCACACCTGGTTCTATTATAGAGATGGGAGGAGAGCTTGTGAGCTATGGTTCTCCTGTACTTCCAGGATCTATGTTTCTTTTGTCTTATCTAGATAATACAGTTATAATGGGACTTCCTGGATGTGTAATGTATAGTAAAAGAACCGTATTCGATCTTATACTCCCTAGAGTTCTTGCAGGAGAAAAAATTAGAAAAGAAGATATAATGAGATATGGTAGCGGAGGTCTCTGCCAGAACTGCGATGAATGCAGATATCCCAACTGCTCTTTTGGAAAATAA
- a CDS encoding XdhC/CoxI family protein gives MEGRLMIEIARRIEKGEKAALVTLIEVEGSSPGKSGSIMGVFEDGSIEGTIGGGNLEYQVVNSALEAIREGKNRKFDFELIEDGELHMKCGGRVKGYVKVFEKRKKLIIIGGGHLGNELYKLGKFLNMYTVIIDDREEYANKKRFPQADELLWGDIGKILEEYSLDEGSYAVIVTRGHASDKVALKAILEKKLAYIGMIGSRKKITDTYKELVNEGVSIKKLEKVYSPVGLDISSGEPNEIALGIMAEILKVKNQKSGKHMFEVKKVKIQGENL, from the coding sequence ATGGAAGGCAGATTAATGATTGAAATTGCTAGAAGGATAGAAAAAGGTGAAAAGGCTGCTCTTGTGACCTTGATAGAAGTAGAGGGATCGAGTCCCGGGAAGTCAGGTTCCATAATGGGAGTATTTGAGGACGGGAGTATAGAGGGTACAATCGGTGGGGGAAACTTGGAGTATCAGGTTGTAAATTCTGCACTAGAGGCCATAAGAGAAGGAAAAAACAGAAAATTTGATTTTGAACTAATAGAAGATGGAGAACTTCACATGAAATGTGGAGGCAGAGTAAAAGGTTATGTAAAGGTTTTTGAAAAACGAAAAAAACTTATAATAATAGGTGGAGGACACCTGGGGAATGAGCTTTATAAGTTGGGGAAATTTCTGAATATGTATACGGTCATAATAGACGATAGAGAAGAGTATGCAAATAAAAAAAGGTTTCCCCAGGCAGATGAACTATTGTGGGGAGATATAGGAAAAATTTTAGAAGAGTATTCCTTAGATGAGGGATCCTATGCAGTTATCGTTACTAGGGGTCACGCCTCGGACAAGGTCGCACTTAAGGCAATCCTTGAAAAAAAGTTGGCATATATCGGTATGATAGGAAGCCGTAAAAAAATAACTGACACTTATAAGGAACTTGTAAATGAGGGAGTAAGCATAAAAAAACTTGAGAAGGTTTATTCTCCTGTAGGTCTTGATATATCAAGTGGAGAGCCCAATGAAATTGCTTTAGGAATAATGGCCGAAATCTTAAAAGTAAAAAATCAAAAGAGCGGAAAACATATGTTTGAAGTGAAAAAAGTAAAAATACAGGGAGAAAATTTGTGA